In a single window of the Populus alba chromosome 16, ASM523922v2, whole genome shotgun sequence genome:
- the LOC118063525 gene encoding WD repeat-containing protein LWD1 — MESSSQKGPVICTYVPQWPIYSLAWSARRDKKSRLAIGSFLEDYSNKVEIVQFNSDTSDFTSDSRLIFDHPYSPTNLMFFPSEDVANPDTIITSGDYMRIWQIHDDRIELKSLLNGNKCSEFNSAITSFDWADFDVRRVASSSVDSTIVVWDIEKETVYAQLAAHDKEVNDISWGWFNIFASVSGDGSVRVCDLRKKERSTIIYENPMQDSSLLRLEWNKSDPRFIATVGMNSNKVVILDIRFPSTPLMELSRHRASVNSISWAPCTGRKICSVGDDSRALIWDVVSRAGNGPENITGQAEPEMWYGSEGGINNVRWSPVEMDWIAIAFLTKLQLLKV, encoded by the coding sequence ATGGAAAGCTCTTCACAGAAAGGACCAGTCATCTGCACTTACGTACCTCAATGGCCTATATATTCACTAGCCTGGTCTGCCCGACGTGACAAAAAATCACGTCTTGCCATAGGAAGTTTCCTTGAAGACTATAGCAACAAGGTGGAAATTGTTCAATTCAACAGCGACACTTCTGATTTCACCTCCGATAGCCGCCTAATATTCGATCACCCTTATTCACCCACAAACCTGATGTTCTTCCCCTCCGAGGATGTTGCAAATCCTGATACCATCATCACCTCCGGGGACTACATGCGCATATGGCAAATTCACGATGACCGAATTGAGCTGAAGTCTCTCCTAAATGGCAATAAGTGTAGTGAATTCAACTCTGCCATAACATCTTTTGATTGGGCTGATTTTGATGTTCGTCGTGTGGCCAGTTCGAGTGTTGACTCCACCATTGTTGTTTGGGATATAGAGAAGGAAACTGTATATGCTCAATTAGCTGCACATGATAAAGAAGTGAATGATATTTCATGGGGTTGGTTCAATATTTTCGCATCAGTATCAGGTGATGGTTCAGTTAGGGTTTGCGatttaaggaaaaaagagagatcaaCAATAATTTATGAGAATCCAATGCAAGATTCTTCTTTGTTAAGGCTAGAGTGGAACAAAAGTGACCCGAGATTTATAGCCACAGTTGGCATGAACAGTAACAAGGTTGTAATTTTGGACATTCGCTTTCCTTCAACTCCTTTAATGGAGCTTAGCAGGCATAGGGCAAGCGTAAATTCTATATCCTGGGCTCCATGTACAGGACGAAAGATATGCTCGGTAGGTGATGATTCAAGGGCTTTGATATGGGATGTGGTCAGTAGGGCCGGAAACGGACCGGAAAACATTACAGGCCAGGCGGAACCTGAAATGTGGTATGGATCAGAGGGTGGGATCAATAATGTGCGTTGGTCTCCTGTGGAGATGGATTGGATTGCTATTGCTTTTCTGACCAAGTTACAACTCTTGAAGGTTTAG